Within the Opitutaceae bacterium TAV5 genome, the region CCTTTTCCACCGGCGCCGCGGCGAGATGGAGGACGGCGAGCAGGCCGCCGAGGACGGCCCCGACCACCGTGCCGAAAATACAGCCGGCAAACGTCGGCGCTTTGGGCGGGAGCGGCGCCTGCTTTTTGGGCGGCTTGCGTTTCCTGTTTTTGGCGGGAGCGGCTTTGGCCGCGGCGACGGGTCGGGAGGGTGGTGTAGGCGTATCAGGTGTGTCAGGTGTGTCGGCCATAGGGGGAAAGTGTTTTCAGGGTTCCGGTTTCGGGCAAGGATCGGGTTCGGGTATTGGGTCGGTTTCCGTTTCAGTTTTCGGCTTTTGATTTGTCCGCGCGCCGGGCGTGCTCCACTTCGCGGAAGAAGATGGCATAAAACGCCCAGCCGGCAAGGAGCGCGATAAAGGCGGTGAACGTCATCAGCGGGCTGCCCAGCACCAGAAACCCGGCGAAGGCAAAGGTCGGCACATAGAAGTGCGCGCGGGTGGAGCGGAGCATCGCCATGAGCACCCACGGGCGGAAGGCATCGGCGTACTCCTCGCGGCGCTGGTACTGGTAAAGCCCGGCCACCGTCAGCGGCAGCGCGAGCACGATCGCCACCGCCACCGGCAGATAGATCAGCGAACCCACGAGCATCCGCGGCAACTGCAACGTGAACAGGCCCACCCACGTAAGCAGCAGTTTGACCAGGGAAACGAGCCCTGCCGCCACCGCCACCGGCAGCAGGCCGAGGATACAGAAAATCACGAAGGCGGAAACGCCGTTCAGGAACAGCCGCTTCCAGTCGTCCCACTCCGGCAGGACGTCCAGATCATCGCGCCGGGCGCGGTCGACGATCTCGTAAAGATAACCGAATGCGAAAAAATGAGCTCCCGGCACCGCCAGAAGCAGAGCCCCGATCAGACATTTGATAAACCACGTCGAATCGGAAAAGAGGCGTTTGCAGACTTGCTCCAAGGTAGGCATTGCGGGAAGGACAGTAAACAGGGTCGCCAACGTATTTACGCGCCGATGGACATCTCAACCAAATTAAACCGCCTTGCCGCCGTCTTTGAAACCGCGCTCGACTCGCTGGTCCCTCCCTGGAGCGGCCCGCAGCCCGGCCCCGCCCGCCTCCACGAGGCCATGCGCTACACACTCCAGGCCGGCGGCAAGCGCCTCCGCCCCGTCCTCGTCATCGCCGCCGCCGAGCTTTTTCAGACGATCCAGACGACCCGGACGATCCGGCCGGCCGCGCCGACGCCGCCAGCGGTGAATCCCGAATCGGCGATGGCCTCGCCCCCCCTCCCCCCCTCCCCCCCTCCGCTCTCGCCCCTCCCCGCCGCCGCGGCCATCGAATGCGTCCATACCTACTCGCTGATCCACGACGACCTGCCCTGCATGGACAACGACGACCTGCGCCGCGGCCGCCCCACCGCCCACCGCGCCTTTGACGAGGCCACCGCTCTCCTTGCCGGCGATGCGCTCCTTACCCACGCCTTCGCCCTCCTCGCCAACGCCTACGGGTCCGACCCGCGCCTCGCCACCGCGCTCGTCCGCACCCTTGCCGCCGCCGCCGGTCCGGACCAGCTCATCGCCGGGCAGATGGCCGATCTGCTCGCCGAAAAAAACGCCGGCGCCACCGCCGCTGACCTCGAATTCATCCACCTCAACAAGACCGCCGCCATGATCCGCGCCTCGCTCGTCATGGGCGGGCTGGTCGGCGGCGCGGGCGACTCCGACCTCGCCACGCTCGACCGCGCCGGCCGCCAACTCGGCCTCGCCTTCCAGATCGTCGACGATGTCCTCGATGCCACCGCCGACCTCGCCACGCTCGGCAAGACCCCCGGCAAGGATGCCGCCGCCGGCAAGATGACCTACGTGAAACTCCACGGCATCGATACCGCCCGCCGCCTCGCCCGCGACCTGACGGGCGAAGCCGTCGCCGCCTTCCGCTCCCTGCCGGGCGACCCCGCGTTTCTCGCCGGACTGGCCGAAACAATGGCCTCCCGCGCAAGATAGTCGGCCAGCCGGCCTTGCCCCTCGCGCCGCCCATCCCGGCGCGAGCCCGAAAGGGACGGTTGGACGGCTGTCCACACAAACGCCATTTTATGGCAAAAAACTGTCGCCAATGACCGGAAACGAGCATAGGGCTTCCTGTGCTTTTTTCCCTCATGAGCACCAATACCCTCCCGCAACGGCGTACCTTCGCCGAATTGTACTGCGAGGACCACCATCTCGGTCCCGACGACTTTGAAGAATCCGTGGTCAGGGAGACCCTGCACCCGGTCGGACGCCTGCTGCATCCGCTCTTGCGACGGATCGGCAGCGATTTTTTCGCTCCCGACTACGACCTGGTCCGTGCCGCCGGCCGCCTGCGCCGGATGCGCGATTTTCCCATGGAAGCGTGGGAATACGGGCACCATCCGAAAAACAGCGGCTTTCTCCGGCGTGTGCTCGGTGCCCGCATTTCTGTCGGCCGTTTTCGCCAGGTGATGCGGCACACGCTCCACTCCCGGCTGGCGAAGGTCGCCGACCGCGTGACCGCGCCCGAACCGGCCCACGATAGCACCATCGCGCCATTCGTCATGGACCCGGTGCTCATCCGCCTTCCGCAGCGCGACCGTCTTCACCGGCAGCCCCGGCACGCCTGAAGCCGGCTTCTTCCGCCTGCAGCCATGCGGACAACTCCGCCTCGCCGGTGATCGTCTCGCCAAACTGGTAATCGCGGTCCAGCAGCCTCGCGTAGCTCAACTCGGCAAACCGCCGGCAATGCAGCAGCACCCGCGCCCGCTGCCCCGGGGCGCGCACCAGCCGGCCCAGCGCCTGGTTCACCTTCTGCATACCCGGCACCTGGTACACGCGGCGAAACGCTTCCTCCCGCGGCAACCCGCGCAACGCCGCCAGGCGCGCCTTCTGCACCGCGTTCACCTCGGGCAGCGCCGGCCCCACCACCATCGCATGGCTGACCCGCCCGCCAAGCGCGTCGATGCCTTCCGCAAAGCTGCTGCCCAGCACCAGAAACACCGCGTCGGTCAACGCCAGCGACTCCTCCACCCAGGCCGTCTGCGCCGCCAGATCGTTGAGGCGCGGCTGGAGCGCCACGCGCATCGCCGGAAACGCCGCGTCCAGCTCGCGGGTGATCGCTTCCGCGTAGGCATAACTCGGGAAAAACACCACGACGCATCCGGCCGCCGCCTCGTGCAACGCGGCCACCGTCGCGGCCGTCATCCCTGCATGGCGCCCCCGCTCCCGGTACGTCGTGTCCACGCGCACATCGTACGCGATGTCGTACGCGCCGTCGCGCCACGGTGTGCGCGCCACGATCTCGTGCGGAGTCTCGTCCACGGTCTGCATCGCCGCCGCGCCGCTCCCCGCGCTCGCGTCTGCCATCGTCGGCGCGAGCCCGCACGCCTCGGCGAACAGGCTCGCCGGACCCGGCGTCGCCGTGGCAAACACCACGCCGCCAAACGGCGCCAGCGCATCGCCGATCGCCTGCGCCGCATCAATGCAGGTGAAATGGAGTTTCCCCTCGGCCGGGCACCACAGCAGCTTCCGCAGATTGTCCAACCCCATCCAGTCGGCCAGCGCCGGGATCTGCCACACCGCCTCGCTGACGAAGGGCCCGAGGTCGGCCGCGTCGAGCGGCGTCTGCGTGATCCGCGCCGCCAGCGCGCGCAACGCATCGGCCACGTCATCCTCCTGGTCGAGTCCGAGTTCCTCGCACGGGCGCAGCCGGGCGAGCAATAAACCCCATGCCTCCCATGCGCGCACCAGCGGCGCCGGCGCGCGCTGGTGGTCGAGCTCGGCCAGCACCGCGCGCGCCGTGCCGGCATCGGCCACATGCGACCATGCGTCGGCCACGCGCGAAGGCAGGTTGTGCGCCTCGTCGATCACCAGCAGCGTTTCCGCCGGATCGAAGCCGGGTTGCTCGAAAAACAGTCCCCGGTTGGCCGGCGCGAACACGTAGTTGTAATCGCCCACCCATACATCCTGAAACGCCAGCGCCGTGCGCGTGATCTCGTACGGGCACACCCGCGCATGCCGCCCCGCCGCGCGCAACGCCGCGATGTCGCGCGCCTCGTTCCCGAACCGGTAAAACCGCGCCAGCCCCGCGCTCTCCCAGCGCCGCTCCAGCCCGTCGAGATAACCGCACACGCTGCGCACGCAGTGGAACGTGGTGTTGACGCAATGCTCGCGCTTCGGCCGCACCTGCCACGCCTGGACAAAGGCGGATTCGTCCGGGCGGCTTGGCGGAGCGGCGGCGTCCCCGCCGCCGGACGCGCGACAGCGCGCCTCTGCATCATCCGGTGTTCGCACGGGCGGGACTGTCGTCCCGTCCGGCGGCGGTTCGGCAGAAAAAGCCGCCGCTCCGGGTTCCTGGACATCCCCGCTGCGCATTCGTCCGAGCGTTTCCATCACCTGCAACTGCCCCGTCGCCTTGCTTGTCAGGTAAATCAGCCGCGAGAACCGCCCGGCGCGCATCTGCCCGAGCGCGCATTCGAGGAGCACACCCGTCTTGCCGAAGCCTGTCGGCGCAGTGAACAGCACGTTCCGGTGCAGCACCATCGCGGCCTCGAGCTCCGCCGCTGTCGTTTCCTGGCCGATACGCGGCGTCGCGAACGGCGGGGAAAACGCCAGCGCGCGCAGCCGCGCGCGTGAACGCGCCCGCAAGTCGAGGAACACTCGCACCGCCTCCAGTTGCGAACGAAACAGCGCCTCGTCCCTGTCGGTGCAGGCGATGGTCTGGCTCAGGCCGCTGCCTGCCTCGACGAATAACAATTCGCCCCGCACGCGCTGCGCCGGGTCGGCGATCCGTCGCAGTGCCACGTAGGTGGCCAGTTGTGCAAAATACTCCGGATACTCCGCGCGCAATTCCTCTTCGACCGCCGGGATGGCGCGCATCGTCGTCTTGATCTCGCGCAGCACGAGCGGCTCCTCGCGGGGCCGCGCCGCCGCCCTCCCCGCCCCGGCCGCCGGCAACGGTGCGGCCGGCGGGATGATCTGGTCGATCCGGCCGGTCAGCGTGATCATCCAGCCCGCATGCGCCACGCGGCCGCTCACCGGCACCTCGAAGGTCGCGTCCGCCCGCTCCGCCGCTATCTGCGCGCGCAGCTCCTGATGCCAGCGGGTGCCGAGCTGCGCGCGCCACACGCCGCCCTGTTGCCCGCTGCCCGCCGGACGCGGCCCGACCGTAAACGCGGAAAACTCGCCGATACCCAGCGAGGCGGTGCGTTGGTCGAGATCGAATTCCATAAGCGGTCAAACAGGTCCGTACCGGGGGCGAAATGCAAGTCGGAGAGGGGGGAGGGATTTTCGATTCCCGATTTTCGATCTGATGTGACGCGGAGCGTCGTGGCGCGGGCTTTTTCTGTCAAACGCCCGCCTCCGGCGTGGCACGGCCATCCTGGCCGTGGACGGCGCGGAGAGGCAACGCTCACGGGCAAGATGCCCGTGCCACATTATGAATCGAAAATCAGGAATTCCCTACTCCACCTCCAGTTCGGTGTGCCCGCGCAGGTACTCCGCCAGCCGGCGCACGAGCACGTCGCCGTCGCGCAACTGCGGCCCGCAACGGCCGATCTCCGCCAGCGGCGTCTGCAACAGCAACCCGGCCGAGGCCCGCAACTCGGGCGAAAGCGTGCCCATCCATTGCTGGCGCACCGGGTAACCCTCGTCGCGCGCGAAGCTGTAAAGCCCTTTCAGATAGACCACGGCCGGCGGCGCGCCGCTCGCAAACGCCGAAAAAACAGTCCGCAGCAACGCGAACACATCCGCCCGGCTTTCCTCCGGCACCGGATTGCGCGCCACCAGCGAGGCGAAGGCCGACGCCCGTTGCAGGACCTCGTAGTCGCGCCCGATCCGCTCATGCCGCGCCACCACGCGCAACTCCTTCACGAACCCGAGGCCGCCCGCGCCGCCGGAGCCGCCCGCCGTAGCGCTGCCGCCCTCGACCACGCCGGCCACCTCGTCAAAAAGGTCGGCGTTGATCTGGTCGGGGTTCGGCTTGCGCGGCATCCGGTGCAACACCGTGAGCGTCCCGTGCGCCGCATCGAACAGCACGAGCCGCTGAAAAGCATCCGATGGCGGCAGCCGCCTCAGGATTAACGCCTCGATCTGGATCAGCGGCCCGGCCACGGCAAAACGGTCTCCCGGTTCAACCCGCGTTTGTGTGCGTTGCCGCGCCGTCGGGATTATTCGATGCAATCGCCGCCGGCACAATCGCCGCGGGCGGCGGCCAGGGCGGCACGAACGAGCCGCCCGAGATCACGAACTTCATGCCGTCGCCGACGCTCATGTCGAGTTCGGTGACCTCGTCCTTCGGCAGCAGCAGCAGGAAACCGCTGGTCGGGTTGGGCGAAGTCGGCACGAACACCGTCCAGCGTTCGAGCGGCTGGCCGGCCTCGCCGTCGTGCTCCCCGCCGGCGCGGATCTGCGGTTCGCCTTGGGTCCGGTTGGTGACAAAACCGATCGTCCATGAACCGCGGCGCGGGTATTCCACGACCACGACCTTGCTGAAGAGATTCCGGTTTTGCGCGGAGAAGGTCGTGATGATCTGCCGGGCCGCGTTATAAACGGCGCTCACGCCCGGGATGCCGAGGATGGCGCGCTCGGCGAGCTGCACGAAAACGCGGCCGAGGAGGTTGCGCGAAAAATAGCCGAGCAGCGTGATGAGCACGGCCACGATGAGCGTGGCGAGCACGTTCCAGAGCAGGTCGAGCCGCGGGTTGTAAAGAAGCTCCTCCGGGACGTAGAAAAAAAACGTGTCGCGAAAGCGTCCGCCGACCTGGGTGACCGACCAGGAAAACACCACCCAGGTGATGGCCAGCGGGGCGAGCATGAACAGCCCCGCAAGGAACGCGGTGCGCAGGGAAGCGAGGCGAGCGGGGGGCGGAGGTTCGACGGACGGTGGCAGCGGAGGCGAAGGCATGATGGATTTTGCCCACGAAACACACGAAAACACACGAAAAGAAAGACAGAAATCCGATGGTTTGGTTTTCGTATCCTTTCGTGTGTTTCGTGGGCCCCCGGTTTTGGCAAGGCAGGGCGCGGCGCGGGTTTTTTCTGCCAGGCACCGCCAGGCAGCGGCCGGGATTGTCGTTGCCCGGCCCTGCCTTTCCCCGAAAATTCACGGTTCCAATCCGCAATGAGTTGCCCGCCCGACACACCGCCTCCGCATCCTCGCGATCCCCAGCCGGAGGTTTCCGTCGTCCTGCCCTGCCTGAACGAGGCCCGCACGCTCGGCGCCTGCATCGACGCCGCTGCGGAGGCGCTGGCTAGGGCCGGCTTGCGGGGCGAGATCATCGTCGCCGACAACGGCAGCACCGACGGCTCCCGGGAAATCGCGCGCGCGCGCGGTGCCCGGCTCGTGCCCGTCGCGCAACGGGGCTACGGCCATGCCCTGCGCGCCGGCATCGACGCCGCCCGCAGCCCGCTGGTCGTCATGGGCGATGCCGACGGCAGCTACGATTTTTCCGGCCCGTCGCTGCAACCGTTTCTCGACGCGCTGCGCGCCGGCAACGACCTCGTCGTGGGCAACCGCTTTGCCGGCGGCATCCGGGCCGGAGCCATGCCCTGGAAAAATCGTTACATCGGCAACCCGCTGCTCTCGGCCTGCGGCCGGCTGTTTTTCCGGAGTCCGTGCCGGGATTTTCACTGCGGGCTGCGCGCCCTGCGCAAGAGCGCGTGGCTGCGTCTGGACCTGCGCACGAGCGGCATGGAGTTCGCCTCCGAAATGATCGTCCGGGCCTCGCTGCTGGGGCTGCGCATCGCCGAAGTCCCCGCCACGCTGGCTCCCGACGGACGCGACCGGCCGCCGCACCTGCGGCCCTGGCGCGATGGCTGGCGGCACCTGCGCTTCATGCTGCTGTTCAGCCCGCGCTGGCTGTTCCTGTATCCCGGGTGTTTGCTGTTTGCCTGCGGCGCGCTCCTCGGCGGGCGGTTGCTCGCCGGCCCGCTGCACCTCGGCCGCCTGACGCTCGACGTGCACACGCTGCTGTTTTGCGCGATCGCCGTGCTCACCGGGTTCCAGTCGATCCAGTTTTCGGTCTTCACCAAGGCGTTTGCCATCCGGTGCGGGCTGCGTCCGCGCGACCGGGGGTTCGAAACCGTCATGCGCCGGCTCTCGCTCGAGGCGGGGCTGGTAACCGGCGCGTGTTTCATTCTCGCCGGCCTCGCGCTGGGCGTGACGGCGGTGTTGCAGTGGGGCAGCCGGCACTTCGGCGACCTGTCCCCGCAGGAAACGCTGCGCTGGGTGATCCCGTCCGGCACGCTGCTCACGCTCGGCTGCCAGATCGTGCTCGGCAGCTTTTTCCTCGGCATCCTCGGCCTCAACGTCCTGCCGGCAGCGGAGCCGGACAACGGGCGGAATGCGTAACGGAGAGTCTCCGCGCCTGCCGCTACGGCTTGCCCCGGACGGTCAGCCGCCCTTACGAACACCGGTTCACCGCGCCATGCCCGACTCTTCGCCCGCATCCCCCGACCGCCCTTCCGCCGCCCGCCGCTTTTTTCGCCAGGGGTGGCCATGGCTCGCCGGGCTGCTGCTGGCGACGATGCTCGTCACCACGCACTGGCTGCTGGTCCGCCATTATCTCGACCGCATCACCGGGCTGCAGTTGTCGCCCGAGCCGACCGAACGCCTCCGGCTGCCCGGCATCGTGCCGTCCCATGCGGCCGACGGCATGACGTGGACCGACGAGATCATCGAGATGGCCGACCACGGCGACTTTCGCCTGCGGACCACGCGGCTCGACAACGCCCCGGAAGGCCGCCCCGTTTACTGGAACTCCGGCTGGGCGTGGCTGCACATTGCCTGGGCGCGGGTTTACCGAAGCGTGGCGGACGTGTCGTGGCCCGTCGCCGTGGAAAAGGCGGCGGCGTGGATCAACCTGCCCGCGCTCCTGCTCACGCTCGCCGGTTATTCGTTCTGGCTCGCGCGACGGCAGGGCGCCGTGGCCGGCGGACTGCTCGCTCTGTCCCTGGCCGGGGCGCACTCGTTTTACGAAGCGTTCTATCCGTCGTACAACGACCACCACGGCATCACCAA harbors:
- a CDS encoding helicase: MEFDLDQRTASLGIGEFSAFTVGPRPAGSGQQGGVWRAQLGTRWHQELRAQIAAERADATFEVPVSGRVAHAGWMITLTGRIDQIIPPAAPLPAAGAGRAAARPREEPLVLREIKTTMRAIPAVEEELRAEYPEYFAQLATYVALRRIADPAQRVRGELLFVEAGSGLSQTIACTDRDEALFRSQLEAVRVFLDLRARSRARLRALAFSPPFATPRIGQETTAAELEAAMVLHRNVLFTAPTGFGKTGVLLECALGQMRAGRFSRLIYLTSKATGQLQVMETLGRMRSGDVQEPGAAAFSAEPPPDGTTVPPVRTPDDAEARCRASGGGDAAAPPSRPDESAFVQAWQVRPKREHCVNTTFHCVRSVCGYLDGLERRWESAGLARFYRFGNEARDIAALRAAGRHARVCPYEITRTALAFQDVWVGDYNYVFAPANRGLFFEQPGFDPAETLLVIDEAHNLPSRVADAWSHVADAGTARAVLAELDHQRAPAPLVRAWEAWGLLLARLRPCEELGLDQEDDVADALRALAARITQTPLDAADLGPFVSEAVWQIPALADWMGLDNLRKLLWCPAEGKLHFTCIDAAQAIGDALAPFGGVVFATATPGPASLFAEACGLAPTMADASAGSGAAAMQTVDETPHEIVARTPWRDGAYDIAYDVRVDTTYRERGRHAGMTAATVAALHEAAAGCVVVFFPSYAYAEAITRELDAAFPAMRVALQPRLNDLAAQTAWVEESLALTDAVFLVLGSSFAEGIDALGGRVSHAMVVGPALPEVNAVQKARLAALRGLPREEAFRRVYQVPGMQKVNQALGRLVRAPGQRARVLLHCRRFAELSYARLLDRDYQFGETITGEAELSAWLQAEEAGFRRAGAAGEDGRAAEGG
- a CDS encoding dolichol-P-glucose synthetase; this encodes MSCPPDTPPPHPRDPQPEVSVVLPCLNEARTLGACIDAAAEALARAGLRGEIIVADNGSTDGSREIARARGARLVPVAQRGYGHALRAGIDAARSPLVVMGDADGSYDFSGPSLQPFLDALRAGNDLVVGNRFAGGIRAGAMPWKNRYIGNPLLSACGRLFFRSPCRDFHCGLRALRKSAWLRLDLRTSGMEFASEMIVRASLLGLRIAEVPATLAPDGRDRPPHLRPWRDGWRHLRFMLLFSPRWLFLYPGCLLFACGALLGGRLLAGPLHLGRLTLDVHTLLFCAIAVLTGFQSIQFSVFTKAFAIRCGLRPRDRGFETVMRRLSLEAGLVTGACFILAGLALGVTAVLQWGSRHFGDLSPQETLRWVIPSGTLLTLGCQIVLGSFFLGILGLNVLPAAEPDNGRNA
- a CDS encoding farnesyl-diphosphate synthase, whose product is MDISTKLNRLAAVFETALDSLVPPWSGPQPGPARLHEAMRYTLQAGGKRLRPVLVIAAAELFQTIQTTRTIRPAAPTPPAVNPESAMASPPLPPSPPPLSPLPAAAAIECVHTYSLIHDDLPCMDNDDLRRGRPTAHRAFDEATALLAGDALLTHAFALLANAYGSDPRLATALVRTLAAAAGPDQLIAGQMADLLAEKNAGATAADLEFIHLNKTAAMIRASLVMGGLVGGAGDSDLATLDRAGRQLGLAFQIVDDVLDATADLATLGKTPGKDAAAGKMTYVKLHGIDTARRLARDLTGEAVAAFRSLPGDPAFLAGLAETMASRAR